CACGACCGCGAGGAGGCCGGAACGGCGGGCCGCACCTGGCACGATGGGCCTTCCCGAAGGTGAGACGCGGAGCGTTGAGGAGCTGACGTGGCGAAGCTGGGTCCTGGTGCGGTGGTCGGCGGGCTGACCCTGGGCGCGCTGACGGTGATCGGGCTGCTGGCCTTCCAGGCGAACGGCGCGGCCTCCCGCGCGGTCGCGGCGGTGCCGTCCGCGTCGAGCGCCGCCCCCTCGGCCTCCGCCCCGGAGAGCGGGCGGCCGACCCCGCCGCCGCTGCCCGCCGAGTCCGGCTCGGGCCTGCGGGTGGTGTACTCGCTGAAGGACCAGCAGGTGTGGCTGGTCGACCCGAAGAAGCCCAACCCGGTGGTGGCCTCGTTCAAGGTGGTGCCGGGCAACACCCTGCCCGCGGCGGGCACCTACAGCGTCGCCAGCCGGACCGCGGCGGGCACCGGCACGGACGGGCGGCAGATCGAGCACGTGGTGCGGTTCGCCCAGCAGTCCGGCACGGTGTTCGGCTTCAGCGCGCTGGTCGACGAGAAGGCCCCGGCGCCGTCGCTGGACCCGAGGACGAAGACCGGCGGCGTCCGGGCCACCCGGGCGGACGGCCAGCTGCTGTGGGACTTCGCGCCGACCGGCACCCGGGTGGTCGTGGTCGAATGACCCGGGGCCGCCCGCACGGCGGCGCCGGGGCTCCCCGGACGGGCCCGGGCCCTAGGGCCTGTCCGGCCGATCTTGCCGGGCGCCCGACGCCGGATCATCCCGCCTGGAAGCACCGGCCCAACACCCAAGTACATCCAGTACGAGGGCGTCGGGCCGGCACTCCCAGCCGGGCGCCAAGGGGGCACCTCCCAGCCCCCCGAGGGGCTGGGGGAGCCGCGCGCTGATCCGACAAGACCGACCGGACAGGCCCTAGGGCGCGTATTTGGTCGTGATCAAGCGGTGGCTCTGGTGAGGTCCTTGATCCAGATCATGGCGCCGCGAAGCTGGAGGCCGGCGAGGTAACTCTCGGGCTTCTTGTCGAACCGGGTGGCGATGCCCCGCCAGGCCTTCAGCTTGTTGATCAGGCGCTCGACGGTGTTCCGCTCTCTGTAGAGCTCGGCGTCATGGCTGACGGGACGACCGCCTCCGCTGCCCTTCTTCTTCCGGTTGGCGGCCTGGTCCCTCTTCTCCGGGATGACCGCTTTGATGTGGCGTTTGCGCAGGTAGGAGCGATTGCCGCGGGACGAGTAGGCCATGTCTCCGGCGACCGCGTCGGGTCGGGTGCGGGGGCGGCCGGCCGGCCCGCGAACCCGCATCTTCTTCAGCACGGGGATGAACTGCGGGCTGTCGGCGGCTTGCCCCTCGGTCAGAACGAGCACCAGCGGGCGGCACTTACGCTCGCCGACGACGTGGACCTTGCTGGTCTGACCGCCCCTGGACCGCCCGAGCAGGGCAGCCTTCAGCCGGAGCTTTCGCCTGCGCCGGACACGCCGCCGCTCGTCCTGCTCCGGGTCGTCTGTGGCGCCCTGCCCGTCTTGTCCCTCCGAGCTGCCCCCTTTTGGCGGGCCTTCTCCGCTTCCTCGGCGGCCTTCTCCAGATCGGCGAGCGTGTCGGGGTCCAGGTGTATCCCAGCGGCGTCATGGTGGGCCCGGACGGTGGTGGAGTCAACGCTGACCAGCGACAGGTCCACCTCACCCCGCTTGGCGGCCTCCGCGATCGCGCCTTCCAGCAGGGCCTCGAAGACGCCGGCGTCCCGCCATTGCCGGAACCGGTTGTGGACGGTCGACCAGGCGCCGAACTCCCTCGGCGTCTCACGCCACTGGCTGCCGGTCTTGAAGTGCCAGACCACGCCCTCGAACTGCCGGCGCAGTTGTTCGGGGTACGGGCCGTACTCGCCGATCGGCAGGTACGGCTCGATGAACTCCCACTCTGCATCTGATAGTTGCACTCGCGTCACGGAACACGGTCTACCGGATCAGACCGCACCGCGAAGACAACTTCCCAGAATGATCACAACCAAATACGCGCCCTAGGCGGCGCGCCGCTCCGGCGGGGTGGAGACCGCCTCGGCTGCCCGGCAGGACGCCAGCAGGGCGCGCATCGGCACGGGCGCGGCGGCGGTGCGCTCCGGGTGCTCCCCGGCGCCCGCGTCCGCGAGGGTCGCGGGGTGCGTGCGGTCCGGGCGGTCCTGGTCCGGGTGGTTCGTGGGGGGTGTGCTCGGCATCGGGCGCCTCCCTAGTTAGGCATACCTAACCTGCTGGCGCCATCCCATCACGCCCGCGCGGTGCGCCGCAACCGTTTCCCGACAGGGTGTCGGAAACCCGGCTCAGTTCTCACCCAATCCGGTGAGGTCCGCACCGTCCCAGCGACCGCCCAGCCCGGTCAGCACGACCCGGCGCCCGTCCGCCTCCTCGTCCGGCGCGCCCACCGCCTCGCCGCCGAGGGTCCGCTCGATCCGGATCTCCAGCCGGTCCTCGGACAGCTCCTCGACCTTGCCCTCGCCCCACTCGACCACGACCACCGACTCGGGCAACGACACGTCCAGGTCGAGGTCCTCCATCTCCTCCAGCCCGCCGCCCAGCCGGTACGCGTCCACGTGCACCAGCGCGGGGCCGCCGGTCAGCGAGGGGTGCACCCGGGCGATCACGAAGGTCGGCGAGGTGACCGCGCCGCGCACGCCCAGGCCCTCGCCCAGGCCGCGGGTCAGCGTGGTCTTGCCCGCGCCCAGCTCCCCCGACAGCAGCACCAGGTCGCCGGGGCGCAGCAGGGCGGCCAGGCGCCGGCCGAGGCCGGTCATCCGCTCCGCGGTTTCGACGGTCAGAGTGGTCTGCGAACCCATGGCGTCCTTCTTCGATCGTTGCGGCCACCCCTAAGGTGCCACACCGGGCGGAGCGCCCCGTTCAGTCCCCGGCCGGCTCCTGCGCCAGCTCCCGCACGGCCGACGGCAGCGGGCCCGTCCCGGCGCGCTCGGCGGCGCGCTCCAGCAGTACGGCGAGCTCGTGGTCGACGGTGCCGGGGCGCTCCAGCATCACCAGGTGCCCGGCGCCCTCGACCAGCACCAGCCGGGCGCCGGGCAGTTCGGCGGCGATCGCCTCGGAGTACTCGGGCGGGGTCAGCAGGTCCTTGGTCCCGGCCAGGACGAGGACCGGCAGGCCGTCCAGGGCGGCCAGCGCGGCGCGCTTGTCGTGCGCGGAGAAGGTCGGGTAGAACTCGGCGACCACGTCGATGGGGGTGGCGTCCAGCAGCTGCTCGGCGAACCGGGCGACCGCCGGGTCGACGTCCCGGCTCCCGAACGAGAACCGCCGGTAGAACACCGCGGCCAGGTCGGAGCCCCAGCGCCGGGTCGCCTCCACCAGCTCGACCTGGCGGCCCAGCGCCCTTATCACCCCGGGCGCGACCCGCTTGACCACCTTGGCACCGACCGCGGGCAGGCCCAGCGGCACCGCGTCCCAGTCGCCCGCCAGGGTGCCGACCAGCGCGACGCCGACCACCCGGCCGTCCGGGCCGAACAGCTCGGGGTGCCGGTCGGCGAGCGCCATCACCGTCATCCCGCCCATCGAGTGCCCGACCAGCACGACCGGCCCCTCGGGGGCGGCCGCGTCCAGCACCGCCTTGAGGTCGGCGCCGAGCAGGTCGATCGAGGCGGGCTCGCCGCCCAGGTACGAGCGGGAGCGCTCGGAGCGGCCGTGGCTGCGCTGGTCCCAGAACACGGTGCGCAGCGCGCCGCGCAGGGCGGCCCGCTGGAAGTGCCAGCTGTCCTGGTTGAGGCAGTAGCCGTGGCAGAACACCACGGTGGGGCCGGGCGCCCCGGCCGCCTCGTCGACCTCGACGTGCAGTTCGGTGCCGTCGGCGGCGGCCACCGTCGTCGGGGTGCCGCGCAGCGAGCCGAAGGCGGCCGCCGCGTCCAGCTCCTCGCGGGCCCGCCTGCGCATCGCCCGGCCGACGGTCAGCCGCTCGATCGCCACCCCGGCGGCGGCGCCGGCCGCCAGCACGCCCAGCGAGATGCCGATCAGCCCGGCCCGGGACACCCCGCCGGAGGAGGACTCCTCAGCCACCGCTCACCCCCGCAGTCCGCCGACGTAGCGTCGCGGGACCCGGCCCCCGATCCGGGTGATGACCTCGTACGCGATGGTGCCGGAGGCCCGCGCCCAGTCCTCCGCGGTGGGCTCGCCCCGGTCGCCGGCGCCGAACAGCAGCACCTCCGCGCCGACCTCCGGGGTGTCCCCGCCGAGGTCGACGACGAACTGGTCCATCGCGACCCGCCCGGCCACCCGGTAGCGGGTGGCGCCGATCTGCACCGGCCCGGTGTTGCTGGCGTGCCGCGGCACGCCGTCCCCGTAGCCGAGCGGGACCAGGCCGAGCGTGGTCGGGCCCGGCGTCGTGTAGTGGTGCCCGTACGAGACGCCGTGGCCGCCGGGCACGTGCTTGACCAGCGCCAGCCGGGCCGCCAGCGACATCACCGGCCGCAGCCCGAAGTCGGCGGGCCCGCCGACCTCCGGGACGGGCGACAGGCCGTACAGGGCGAGGCCGGGCCGGACCAGGTCGTAGTGCGACTGCGGCAGCAGCAGCGTCGCCGGGGAGTTGGCGATGTGCCGCACCTCGGGGTCGACGCCGGCCCGCTCGGCGAACGCCAGGA
The window above is part of the Kitasatospora sp. NA04385 genome. Proteins encoded here:
- the tsaE gene encoding tRNA (adenosine(37)-N6)-threonylcarbamoyltransferase complex ATPase subunit type 1 TsaE → MGSQTTLTVETAERMTGLGRRLAALLRPGDLVLLSGELGAGKTTLTRGLGEGLGVRGAVTSPTFVIARVHPSLTGGPALVHVDAYRLGGGLEEMEDLDLDVSLPESVVVVEWGEGKVEELSEDRLEIRIERTLGGEAVGAPDEEADGRRVVLTGLGGRWDGADLTGLGEN
- a CDS encoding alpha/beta fold hydrolase, which encodes MAEESSSGGVSRAGLIGISLGVLAAGAAAGVAIERLTVGRAMRRRAREELDAAAAFGSLRGTPTTVAAADGTELHVEVDEAAGAPGPTVVFCHGYCLNQDSWHFQRAALRGALRTVFWDQRSHGRSERSRSYLGGEPASIDLLGADLKAVLDAAAPEGPVVLVGHSMGGMTVMALADRHPELFGPDGRVVGVALVGTLAGDWDAVPLGLPAVGAKVVKRVAPGVIRALGRQVELVEATRRWGSDLAAVFYRRFSFGSRDVDPAVARFAEQLLDATPIDVVAEFYPTFSAHDKRAALAALDGLPVLVLAGTKDLLTPPEYSEAIAAELPGARLVLVEGAGHLVMLERPGTVDHELAVLLERAAERAGTGPLPSAVRELAQEPAGD
- a CDS encoding L,D-transpeptidase; amino-acid sequence: MAKLGPGAVVGGLTLGALTVIGLLAFQANGAASRAVAAVPSASSAAPSASAPESGRPTPPPLPAESGSGLRVVYSLKDQQVWLVDPKKPNPVVASFKVVPGNTLPAAGTYSVASRTAAGTGTDGRQIEHVVRFAQQSGTVFGFSALVDEKAPAPSLDPRTKTGGVRATRADGQLLWDFAPTGTRVVVVE